The following proteins are encoded in a genomic region of bacterium:
- a CDS encoding MG2 domain-containing protein, which yields MSQKQIYLSKIAVILLLTVLLCGTTFYYLCFASALSVIPDSVTVKFDKELMHISFVAHSEFAEPIPAKLKIQIVDLDGNIVREDIRTVQLQPDNRKYMVSIPVKIESDKLPLYVLKYSLTRDGGYGVKGSRSLFAATSQLETKIFGQREFYTGSNAAFRIVVTNHATGEPVADATVTIRIGGESAPILFTGKTNPHGTLDASFVIPASMKEEQTDLIIKVESSLGTDLVTEKINLKRGYRILLTTDKPIYQPGQTIHIRTLSLNIPNLKPARRMPLILEVSDSKGNKVFKKELTTDRFGIAAAEFELAEEVNLGVYAVKATLGKIESEKKVTVDRYVLPKFKIEVKTDKQYYLPGEMITGDIQSDYFFGKPVTGGKVTVVASKFEVRFEEFARVEGILDNSGHYRFELKLPDYFAGTPLEQGNASVKLDIAVIDSADHKQEKTTMLTVSKDPINLYAIPESGTLVPNVENIIYIMSSYPDGSPAPADLETNLNREIRTSKLTTNELGIAKLRITPKSNACKFTVSANDKQGNTAKKEFSFSVDTTRDAILLRPDKSLYQVGQTAQLHIFTTQPKGTVYLDVVKDGQTFLTKSGELDRGKAVFDLVLDPTLTGSIQL from the coding sequence ATGTCGCAGAAACAAATTTATTTATCCAAAATTGCAGTAATCTTATTGTTAACCGTTTTGTTATGCGGCACAACTTTCTACTATCTATGTTTTGCGAGTGCGTTGAGTGTAATCCCGGATTCGGTCACGGTGAAGTTTGATAAAGAATTGATGCATATCAGTTTCGTGGCACATAGTGAGTTCGCGGAACCTATCCCAGCGAAGTTGAAAATCCAGATTGTAGATTTGGATGGGAATATCGTTAGGGAAGATATACGAACCGTCCAACTCCAGCCGGATAATAGGAAATATATGGTTTCTATTCCAGTGAAAATCGAGTCGGATAAATTGCCATTGTATGTACTCAAATATTCGTTAACGCGCGACGGCGGATATGGCGTCAAAGGAAGCAGAAGTCTTTTTGCTGCAACGAGTCAGCTCGAAACGAAAATATTCGGACAGCGGGAATTTTATACCGGGAGTAACGCTGCGTTTCGCATCGTTGTGACTAACCATGCGACTGGAGAACCGGTTGCAGACGCAACGGTTACCATTCGTATAGGTGGCGAATCCGCACCGATATTGTTTACCGGAAAAACGAATCCCCACGGTACGCTCGATGCATCATTTGTTATTCCCGCAAGTATGAAAGAAGAACAAACTGACTTAATCATAAAAGTCGAATCCTCACTCGGTACGGATTTGGTTACCGAGAAAATCAACTTGAAACGCGGATATCGAATCTTATTAACCACCGATAAACCAATATATCAACCGGGACAAACGATCCATATCCGAACGTTAAGCTTGAATATCCCGAATCTGAAACCGGCGCGACGGATGCCGCTCATTCTAGAAGTGTCTGATTCCAAAGGGAATAAGGTGTTCAAGAAAGAACTTACTACAGACCGATTCGGCATTGCCGCTGCAGAGTTCGAACTTGCGGAAGAAGTGAATCTCGGTGTCTATGCAGTGAAAGCGACACTAGGCAAAATCGAATCGGAAAAGAAGGTTACTGTTGACCGTTACGTTCTACCGAAATTTAAAATTGAGGTTAAAACAGATAAACAGTATTATCTGCCGGGAGAAATGATTACCGGTGATATCCAATCGGATTATTTCTTCGGGAAACCGGTTACCGGCGGGAAAGTTACCGTAGTTGCATCGAAATTTGAAGTTCGGTTCGAAGAGTTCGCTCGCGTTGAAGGAATCTTGGATAATTCCGGGCACTATCGTTTCGAACTGAAACTGCCGGACTATTTCGCAGGAACGCCGCTTGAACAGGGTAACGCTTCTGTTAAACTTGATATTGCGGTGATAGATTCTGCTGACCATAAACAGGAAAAAACCACTATGCTAACGGTTTCGAAAGACCCGATAAATCTCTATGCGATTCCTGAAAGCGGAACACTGGTTCCGAATGTCGAAAATATCATCTATATTATGTCCAGTTATCCGGACGGGTCGCCCGCACCTGCAGATTTAGAAACAAATTTAAATCGCGAAATCCGAACTTCAAAATTAACCACCAATGAACTCGGAATAGCTAAACTGCGGATAACCCCAAAATCCAATGCATGTAAATTTACTGTTTCTGCAAACGATAAACAAGGGAATACCGCAAAAAAAGAGTTCAGCTTCAGCGTGGATACAACCCGTGATGCGATTCTACTCCGACCAGATAAATCGTTATATCAGGTCGGGCAAACCGCCCAGCTGCACATATTCACTACCCAGCCGAAAGGAACAGTATATCTGGATGTGGTTAAAGACGGACAGACGTTCTTAACCAAATCGGGTGAACTTGACCGCGGAAAAGCAGTGTTCGATTTGGTTCTCGACCCAACGCTAACCGGCAGTATCCAGCT